In Desulfofundulus kuznetsovii DSM 6115, the following are encoded in one genomic region:
- a CDS encoding glycosyltransferase, whose translation MKILYLITGLAYGGAETQLVRLATALKARNWRVNVVSMLPPQAFTDELQAAGIPLATLNMRRGVPDPRAIVRLLRLIRQSRPHILTSFMFHANLLGRIVGRLAGVPIIVSSIRNENFGGPCRDNVLRLTDWMGEITTTNSRLAADKLVRRGVVPGDRIRVIPNGLVLNEFKVNDSNRAGLRQQLGIAEDEFLWLAVGRLEEQKDYPTLLQAFQILKQGGCKAQLRVAGQGPMLETLQRQIADLGISDRVIFLGLRRDIPLLLDAADGFVLSSAWEGLPNVVMEAMAAAKPVVATNVGGVPELVQEGVTGFMVPPRNAEALSTAMSKMMALPESKRKAMGQSGRAHIEVNYSLERVVDQWEALYMELLGKKGLGKVAEK comes from the coding sequence ATGAAGATTCTTTATCTAATCACCGGCCTGGCCTACGGTGGAGCGGAGACGCAACTGGTGCGCCTGGCGACCGCCCTCAAGGCGCGTAACTGGCGGGTGAACGTGGTGTCCATGCTCCCGCCCCAAGCCTTTACGGATGAATTGCAAGCAGCGGGCATCCCGCTGGCGACTCTGAATATGCGCCGCGGCGTGCCGGACCCGCGGGCCATAGTCCGTCTACTAAGATTAATCAGGCAATCCAGGCCACATATTCTTACCAGCTTTATGTTTCACGCTAATTTGTTGGGGCGTATTGTAGGTCGTCTGGCAGGAGTTCCGATAATTGTTTCCTCCATACGTAACGAAAACTTCGGGGGGCCATGCCGCGACAATGTGCTACGGCTAACGGATTGGATGGGGGAAATTACCACTACCAACTCCAGGTTGGCTGCCGATAAGCTGGTAAGGCGCGGTGTAGTGCCAGGGGATAGGATCCGTGTTATTCCTAATGGACTTGTGTTGAACGAGTTTAAGGTTAATGATTCGAACCGAGCAGGGCTCCGTCAGCAACTAGGCATCGCTGAAGATGAATTTTTGTGGCTGGCCGTGGGCCGGCTGGAAGAGCAGAAGGATTACCCAACTCTTCTGCAGGCATTTCAGATTCTTAAGCAAGGTGGTTGCAAGGCCCAGTTGCGGGTGGCGGGACAAGGCCCCATGCTGGAAACTCTGCAGCGGCAAATTGCTGATCTGGGCATTTCAGATCGTGTTATTTTCCTGGGCCTGCGCCGGGATATCCCTTTGCTTTTAGACGCCGCTGACGGGTTTGTCCTTTCTTCCGCCTGGGAAGGATTGCCGAATGTGGTGATGGAAGCCATGGCTGCCGCTAAGCCTGTCGTAGCAACCAATGTGGGTGGTGTGCCGGAACTCGTTCAAGAGGGCGTTACCGGTTTTATGGTTCCTCCACGCAACGCCGAAGCACTGTCAACAGCGATGAGCAAAATGATGGCCCTCCCCGAATCTAAACGCAAAGCTATGGGCCAGTCCGGCCGGGCGCATATAGAAGTCAACTACAGCCTGGAGCGAGTCGTCGACCAGTGGGAGGCGCTTTACATGGAATTGCTGGGTAAAAAGGGCCTTGGGAAAGTAGCCGAAAAGTAA
- a CDS encoding VPA1262 family protein, giving the protein MTMYALNLYIFHRKSDDFYALVYGFALDVGDSEPVAWYQRKIDDTRPWELLCLWCILNGEFLGQFIEKTLSTGKIEIKDQQIVVPRWELRPAIYLAGRQEHVTGLKSLTYRTARGRIYYALGKTSYLERLFPPGNMERDKVKDALRKLEDWVAGSTGVRLLSEDSDRFGNLEIYDNLDAGSLLEPFGLHVEIVKDMRTHPDKRWQQQPVSRGVKIWADETLEKSLPLWVNISLYNGRSHAQTLLADELKQLQRAGDVVTCEGAEPITSLAVKVWSGQGKLLHYSHSYLIRSLHFDLKLLTGVRYIKDPWSEKLPQKYRDRVESVTTAFRQVINTGGYPFDPWVVEGELFRSTLAALFPQSRSRFFAGTQPGEVMFFEYLQSLLGRAEVKKAIFIDPYFNAETAARILPRLQNLSLPVEVITSLVDKQGNRSEKATTLEGMRQVLRQNISLLPPNLKVINVQNEQATEQQFHDRFLLLETKGGIEGWILGNSFNSQSRRYPAVMVELPADVLEKVEEYVKGLRAGNVPGREEARSVVLWDAEAVKRQSQEEKPEALPGNLRAFPGWEDILCFFPVSGADARDALRRIIELGYLETSGEAASWRVRENKREEVFSQIRDYIKQLFAAENPDGDKVDALFSCLAHWIYCGAGFTAEDVIVRSERAVAYLQRFLENLRREISNSINAKELQWAQLKTVYENFSEDPESYRQCWGLGQNPWEFDHLLREKVFYVEYLQQADPHRYCEELDRNWVLLPHLFHVLHCEEISNDYFQSKVATRFILFHLLNFRPAAASLQETWQTAPAADEWKVKVFLTHLSTEGVEEQQKLLPELLKLLDQTAISDDEILPFLAGLQQSVASRLADLLDDSRPGLARSIRRQVLEKWLTKLKKRELHFNYVLDQPETENMVDVTCKLYGTGWADWYVKQFLNGFPWKKYRDPLYRFADYSHWYADSLRLLWSLFFGLTYLVDKVSGQGDAEEKTWVLNEIVNRFEQYLVPHVWQLAQDEILLDEVLYLMGWLADQAGADNLCEKCLCLVENWRVHLPRRLVMYLSSYKLFEKRKKEVFEVLESPVLALWLSEKARHKLDWIADALGSLADKAPDQDREILSSIRSKVLRIRSEGV; this is encoded by the coding sequence ATGACAATGTATGCCCTTAACCTTTATATTTTCCACCGCAAATCTGATGACTTCTACGCTTTGGTTTACGGTTTTGCTCTTGACGTGGGGGACAGCGAACCTGTTGCATGGTACCAGCGGAAGATAGACGACACCAGACCCTGGGAATTGCTGTGTTTATGGTGCATTCTCAACGGTGAATTCCTGGGTCAGTTTATTGAAAAAACGCTTTCTACAGGGAAGATTGAGATTAAAGACCAGCAAATAGTTGTCCCCAGGTGGGAATTGCGCCCGGCCATCTATTTGGCGGGGCGCCAGGAGCATGTTACGGGGTTAAAGTCTCTGACCTACCGCACTGCCCGGGGCAGGATTTACTATGCTCTGGGAAAAACCTCTTATTTGGAGCGCCTTTTTCCTCCCGGCAATATGGAGAGGGACAAAGTTAAAGATGCCTTGCGCAAGCTGGAAGACTGGGTTGCCGGGAGTACTGGTGTCAGGCTATTAAGTGAGGATAGTGACCGTTTTGGCAATCTGGAAATTTACGACAATCTTGATGCCGGTTCCCTGCTGGAGCCTTTTGGCCTGCATGTAGAGATAGTCAAAGATATGCGAACGCACCCCGATAAGCGGTGGCAGCAACAACCGGTATCGCGAGGCGTTAAAATATGGGCTGACGAAACGTTGGAGAAAAGCCTGCCGCTGTGGGTGAATATTTCTCTTTATAACGGGCGAAGCCATGCGCAAACTTTGCTGGCGGACGAACTAAAACAGCTCCAGCGTGCCGGAGATGTTGTTACCTGCGAAGGCGCAGAACCGATAACTTCCCTGGCGGTGAAGGTATGGTCGGGGCAGGGAAAGTTACTCCATTATTCTCACTCATATTTAATCCGATCCTTGCATTTCGACCTAAAACTGCTCACAGGCGTAAGATATATTAAAGACCCGTGGTCGGAAAAGCTGCCGCAAAAATACCGCGACCGTGTGGAAAGCGTTACAACTGCCTTCAGGCAGGTGATTAATACCGGGGGATACCCTTTTGATCCCTGGGTGGTGGAAGGTGAGCTTTTTAGGAGCACACTGGCCGCGTTATTTCCCCAATCGCGAAGCAGATTCTTTGCTGGTACTCAACCCGGGGAGGTAATGTTCTTTGAGTACTTGCAATCTTTACTTGGTCGCGCCGAAGTTAAAAAGGCGATATTCATTGATCCTTATTTTAATGCCGAAACCGCTGCACGTATCCTCCCCAGGCTGCAAAATCTTTCCCTGCCGGTGGAGGTTATTACCAGTCTGGTAGATAAGCAGGGCAATAGAAGTGAAAAAGCAACTACCCTTGAAGGCATGCGGCAGGTCCTGCGGCAGAATATAAGCTTACTGCCCCCTAACCTTAAAGTAATTAATGTGCAGAATGAACAGGCCACTGAACAGCAGTTCCATGACCGGTTTTTGCTGCTTGAGACTAAGGGTGGAATAGAGGGGTGGATACTGGGTAACTCCTTCAACTCCCAATCCCGAAGATATCCGGCCGTGATGGTGGAGCTTCCGGCGGATGTCTTAGAAAAAGTTGAAGAATATGTAAAGGGGCTACGTGCGGGAAATGTTCCCGGCAGGGAAGAAGCACGCAGTGTGGTATTATGGGATGCCGAGGCGGTTAAAAGGCAAAGCCAGGAGGAGAAGCCAGAGGCGCTTCCCGGCAATCTTCGAGCGTTTCCCGGGTGGGAAGATATCCTGTGCTTTTTCCCTGTATCAGGTGCAGATGCGCGGGACGCTCTGCGGCGAATAATTGAGCTGGGGTACCTTGAAACCAGCGGCGAAGCGGCAAGCTGGCGGGTCAGAGAGAACAAGCGTGAGGAGGTTTTCTCCCAAATAAGGGATTATATCAAGCAGTTATTTGCGGCAGAAAACCCGGACGGTGACAAGGTTGACGCATTGTTTAGTTGTCTGGCGCACTGGATTTACTGTGGGGCCGGTTTTACGGCAGAAGATGTTATAGTAAGAAGTGAGCGTGCGGTCGCCTATTTGCAGAGATTCCTTGAAAATTTGAGAAGAGAAATCTCGAATAGTATCAACGCAAAAGAGCTGCAATGGGCGCAGCTTAAAACAGTATACGAAAACTTCTCTGAGGATCCGGAAAGCTACAGACAGTGCTGGGGCTTGGGGCAGAACCCCTGGGAATTTGACCACCTATTGCGGGAAAAGGTGTTTTACGTCGAATATCTCCAGCAGGCTGACCCGCATCGCTACTGTGAGGAACTGGATCGCAATTGGGTTTTGCTGCCTCACCTGTTCCACGTTTTACATTGTGAAGAGATTTCTAATGATTACTTCCAAAGCAAGGTGGCCACCAGGTTTATTCTGTTCCACCTGTTAAACTTCCGACCTGCGGCAGCGAGTCTCCAAGAGACATGGCAAACCGCACCTGCTGCTGATGAGTGGAAAGTGAAAGTATTTTTGACACACCTCTCTACGGAAGGAGTAGAGGAGCAACAGAAACTTCTTCCGGAGCTACTTAAGCTACTTGATCAGACGGCAATATCTGACGACGAAATACTGCCCTTTTTGGCTGGTTTGCAGCAAAGTGTGGCATCTCGGTTGGCGGATTTACTGGACGATTCAAGACCGGGGTTGGCCAGGTCCATCCGGCGGCAGGTTTTAGAGAAGTGGCTGACTAAGCTTAAAAAAAGAGAGCTACATTTTAACTACGTCCTTGACCAACCGGAAACAGAAAATATGGTTGACGTTACCTGTAAGCTGTACGGAACGGGCTGGGCTGACTGGTACGTGAAGCAGTTTCTAAATGGGTTTCCCTGGAAGAAGTACCGCGACCCTTTGTACCGGTTCGCCGACTATAGTCATTGGTATGCCGATAGCCTGCGGTTGTTATGGTCGCTGTTCTTCGGGCTGACCTATCTTGTGGATAAGGTTTCCGGGCAGGGGGATGCCGAGGAGAAAACATGGGTCTTGAACGAGATAGTCAACCGTTTCGAGCAGTACCTTGTCCCCCATGTCTGGCAACTGGCGCAGGACGAAATTCTGTTGGATGAGGTATTGTATCTGATGGGTTGGCTGGCAGACCAGGCTGGTGCTGATAATTTGTGTGAGAAGTGTTTGTGCTTGGTTGAGAACTGGCGGGTGCACCTACCCCGAAGGCTTGTCATGTATCTCAGTTCCTATAAGTTATTTGAAAAGCGGAAAAAGGAAGTTTTCGAAGTTCTGGAGTCCCCGGTTCTGGCACTCTGGTTGAGCGAGAAGGCAAGGCACAAGCTGGACTGGATCGCTGATGCATTAGGGAGCCTGGCTGACAAGGCACCTGATCAGGACAGGGAGATATTAAGTTCTATACGGTCAAAAGTGTTAAGGATTCGTTCGGAAGGTGTCTAA
- a CDS encoding glycosyltransferase family 4 protein: MAACKPQIEKGRDNYPCQGNGKVLFIASVYTHLAAFHTPFMKLLQEKGYEVYAAASSAEGHKEDVEAEGVTCWEVPFTRSPYGSANVLAYRRLRALLKEHRFDLIHVHTPVAAFLGRYLAKTTHQGPVLYTAHGFHFYKGAPRRNWLIYYNAERLAAPWTDGLIVMNGEDFDNARRLGFEAGKNLFYVHGVGVDLSKFSTPVAEKGSVRATLGIDSDDVVITCVAELNDNKNQAFLIDAWRKFIRRYGHGHLLLVGTGEKMVVLQQRVEQERIPRVHFLGYRSDVPQILRETDIVTLVSKREGLPKSIMEAMAAGKPVVATNVRGNRDLVEHGKTGLLVELGDVDGLAAAIEKLVSNPEQRAAMGAAGREKIKEYSLEKVLAEMAAIYNRYLK, from the coding sequence ATGGCGGCTTGTAAGCCACAAATAGAAAAGGGGAGGGACAACTACCCCTGCCAGGGAAACGGCAAAGTATTGTTTATCGCTTCTGTCTATACTCACCTGGCTGCCTTTCACACCCCTTTTATGAAGCTGTTGCAGGAGAAGGGCTATGAGGTTTACGCGGCGGCTTCTTCCGCCGAAGGCCACAAGGAGGATGTAGAGGCAGAGGGGGTGACCTGTTGGGAGGTTCCCTTTACCCGCTCCCCTTACGGCTCCGCTAACGTATTGGCCTACCGCCGGTTGCGAGCTTTGTTAAAGGAGCATCGCTTCGACCTCATCCACGTCCATACCCCGGTGGCCGCTTTCCTGGGACGGTATTTAGCCAAGACCACTCACCAGGGACCCGTTTTATACACGGCCCATGGCTTTCATTTTTATAAAGGCGCCCCGCGTCGCAACTGGCTTATTTATTATAATGCCGAGCGCCTGGCCGCCCCTTGGACGGACGGGCTGATTGTGATGAATGGTGAGGACTTTGATAACGCCCGAAGGCTTGGTTTTGAGGCGGGAAAGAACCTTTTTTACGTCCACGGCGTTGGGGTGGATCTGAGCAAGTTCTCTACCCCGGTTGCAGAGAAGGGGAGCGTGCGTGCTACGCTGGGCATAGACTCTGACGACGTGGTAATAACCTGCGTGGCGGAGTTGAATGACAATAAGAACCAAGCATTTCTCATCGACGCTTGGCGGAAGTTTATAAGGCGGTACGGTCATGGTCACTTATTGTTGGTAGGCACTGGGGAAAAGATGGTTGTCCTACAACAAAGGGTAGAGCAAGAGCGGATACCCAGGGTTCATTTCTTGGGCTACCGCAGTGACGTGCCCCAGATTCTCAGGGAAACGGATATTGTCACCCTGGTTTCCAAACGTGAAGGCCTACCTAAAAGCATCATGGAGGCCATGGCCGCCGGCAAGCCGGTGGTGGCCACCAATGTGCGTGGCAACCGCGATCTGGTGGAACACGGAAAAACGGGGTTGCTGGTGGAGCTTGGCGATGTGGATGGTCTGGCTGCGGCCATAGAAAAGCTTGTTTCCAATCCCGAACAGCGGGCCGCTATGGGTGCGGCCGGGCGGGAGAAGATTAAGGAATACTCCTTGGAGAAGGTCTTAGCCGAGATGGCCGCTATTTATAACCGCTACCTGAAGTAG
- a CDS encoding ATP-grasp domain-containing protein, translated as MNILLTSIGRRVAIIDFFKEALSGQGLVMTTDADPTAPGLYRADKGFIVPRVTEKGYIDTLLEICRVHTIGVIIPFIDPELPVLARAKERFQDFNIQVLISSAAVIDICRDKLRTAQFFNSHGIPSPSTFTTTDNLSDIAFPVVLKPRFGSSSLGIVECRNLNELEFYSKLRDDFILQEKVGGIEVTTDVLCDFEGRILSMVPRKRLKVRSGEVERAVTIGLEVIRPWVEKVFTVLKAIGPLNIQCFITDDGPKFTEINPRFGGGYPLAHKAGADFPRKIINLIQGKTVEAEIGKYEKGLVMMRYDDAIFLREDQLYHGKGYYF; from the coding sequence ATGAATATACTGTTGACTTCTATAGGGCGGCGGGTCGCTATTATAGACTTCTTTAAAGAAGCACTAAGTGGTCAAGGTCTAGTAATGACCACCGATGCCGACCCGACTGCACCAGGACTTTATCGTGCCGATAAGGGTTTTATAGTTCCCCGTGTGACTGAGAAGGGATATATTGATACTTTATTGGAAATCTGTAGAGTACATACAATCGGGGTCATAATTCCATTCATCGATCCTGAGTTACCAGTATTGGCACGCGCCAAGGAAAGGTTTCAAGACTTCAATATACAGGTACTAATTTCTTCTGCTGCGGTGATTGATATATGTAGGGATAAATTACGAACCGCACAATTTTTTAATTCACATGGAATCCCATCACCATCTACCTTTACTACTACTGATAATCTTTCCGATATTGCTTTTCCAGTGGTTCTTAAACCCCGATTTGGTTCATCATCTTTAGGTATTGTAGAATGTAGAAACCTCAATGAGCTTGAGTTTTACAGCAAGCTACGGGATGACTTTATCTTGCAGGAAAAAGTAGGTGGTATAGAGGTAACTACCGATGTTCTCTGTGACTTTGAAGGGCGCATTCTGAGTATGGTACCTCGTAAGCGATTAAAGGTGCGGAGTGGTGAAGTGGAGAGGGCAGTGACAATTGGTCTTGAGGTTATTAGGCCCTGGGTTGAAAAGGTTTTTACAGTTTTAAAGGCTATTGGCCCGTTAAACATTCAGTGTTTCATTACGGACGATGGACCGAAGTTTACGGAAATAAATCCCAGGTTTGGTGGGGGATATCCTTTGGCGCATAAAGCGGGTGCCGATTTCCCGCGTAAGATTATTAACTTGATCCAAGGCAAAACCGTAGAAGCTGAAATAGGTAAGTATGAAAAAGGTTTAGTTATGATGCGTTATGATGATGCGATATTCCTGAGAGAGGATCAATTGTATCATGGTAAAGGCTATTATTTTTGA
- a CDS encoding S8 family peptidase, translated as MQRLVPVNPRRVRPGRSNVTVPSDPRAHAQELSRQLERVVITADKQEPGFDPNLLLKIKAVGIQPDDLESIEGLRVVSQEGNELVVLFASQEGLDEFRRRLAQMSRGEVPTRKDIIFAVKGIEGWTPEDRQGPALRQEGIPEEEPFIVDVELWPLERGPRREQMLNYFENWYTKKNIVKIDRVNQENIVMYRLKVTRESLQAILLHRDVRLVDLPPRYQLSVSLVHMSLRDLPEIPSPPDGAPGVVVLDSGVATGHPLLAPAIGDAQSFFPGLGPQDESGHGTMVCGLALYGDIEKCLNEGRFIPEFRIFSGRIIDAANRNDTGFVENHIIAAVKYFIEHYNCRIFNLSFGDLRKIYLDGHVRGLATVLDSLAREYQVLFVVSAGNFEGTDVIPVNWRSEYPDYLFSPEARIIDPAPALNVLTVGSLARYEQPRMGQRHPHDVGYQPIARRDQPSPFTRTGPGPRKAIKPEVVEYGGNFSVDLRLSNHVAGPTDGLGEISTAHNFATGNLFKVDRGTSFAAPKIAYLAGLLLRRYPDAGPNLLRALIVAHSRCPEATINLFNGDLEKIFNVVGYGKPDWEKVVYSFENKVTLINQEEIEGESHHFYEIPLPEDFFGPPARRLRRITVALAHTPLVRRTRINYKASAINFRVVKNNSLDYVVRVFRYTPREEREKLIREAGNFIPKARFRNNGTVQAATWDLPQVDSRWGNNKLFVVITRTVEPWAKDIFDREPYALVVVIEDCSNQQVRYYSQVRQMLRARVRV; from the coding sequence TTGCAACGCCTGGTGCCGGTTAATCCCCGGCGCGTTCGACCGGGGAGAAGTAACGTAACCGTTCCGTCAGATCCACGGGCTCATGCGCAGGAACTTTCCCGGCAACTGGAAAGGGTTGTCATAACGGCAGATAAGCAAGAACCGGGATTTGACCCCAATCTGCTGTTAAAAATTAAAGCGGTTGGAATTCAACCTGACGATCTGGAAAGCATTGAGGGCCTTCGGGTAGTCAGCCAGGAAGGGAACGAACTGGTAGTTCTTTTTGCTTCTCAAGAAGGTCTGGATGAGTTCAGAAGAAGGCTGGCACAAATGTCGCGTGGCGAGGTACCCACCAGAAAAGATATAATTTTTGCCGTAAAAGGGATTGAAGGCTGGACGCCCGAAGATCGCCAGGGACCTGCACTTCGCCAGGAGGGTATCCCGGAAGAGGAGCCGTTTATTGTGGATGTAGAACTTTGGCCTCTGGAGAGGGGGCCGCGGCGGGAACAAATGCTCAATTATTTCGAAAACTGGTATACAAAGAAAAACATAGTGAAAATAGACCGCGTTAACCAGGAAAATATCGTCATGTACAGGTTAAAAGTTACCCGGGAGTCGCTTCAGGCAATCCTGTTGCATCGTGATGTTCGTCTTGTAGACCTTCCACCCCGTTATCAATTGTCTGTAAGCTTGGTGCATATGTCTTTAAGAGATTTGCCGGAAATTCCTTCCCCGCCGGATGGTGCTCCTGGTGTTGTCGTCCTCGACAGCGGTGTGGCAACAGGCCATCCTTTGCTGGCACCGGCCATTGGCGATGCCCAGAGTTTCTTTCCAGGTTTGGGGCCGCAAGATGAGTCCGGTCATGGTACAATGGTTTGTGGTCTTGCCTTGTATGGAGATATTGAGAAGTGCCTTAATGAGGGGCGCTTTATACCAGAGTTTCGTATTTTTAGTGGCCGGATTATAGATGCTGCTAACCGGAATGATACTGGCTTTGTCGAGAACCATATTATTGCAGCAGTTAAATATTTTATTGAACACTATAATTGCCGGATATTTAACCTATCTTTTGGGGATTTACGCAAAATATACCTGGACGGTCACGTTCGGGGGCTGGCAACGGTGCTGGATAGCCTGGCCAGGGAATACCAGGTACTTTTCGTGGTTTCAGCCGGAAATTTTGAGGGTACTGACGTTATTCCGGTCAATTGGCGGTCAGAATACCCAGATTATCTTTTCTCTCCCGAAGCACGGATAATTGACCCCGCACCGGCCTTAAATGTTTTAACTGTGGGCAGTTTAGCCAGATATGAGCAACCACGTATGGGGCAAAGACATCCTCATGATGTGGGATACCAACCGATCGCCCGTCGTGATCAACCGTCGCCTTTCACACGAACGGGACCTGGTCCCCGGAAAGCGATTAAACCTGAGGTGGTGGAGTATGGGGGGAATTTCTCGGTAGACCTCAGGCTTAGTAATCACGTTGCCGGACCAACTGATGGGCTTGGTGAAATAAGTACCGCGCATAATTTTGCTACCGGTAATTTGTTTAAAGTTGATCGGGGAACCAGTTTTGCAGCTCCTAAAATAGCGTACCTGGCCGGATTGTTGCTACGGCGATATCCTGATGCCGGTCCCAACCTTTTGCGGGCATTAATTGTAGCTCATTCCAGATGCCCGGAAGCTACAATAAATCTTTTTAATGGCGATCTAGAGAAAATATTTAACGTTGTTGGTTACGGAAAGCCAGACTGGGAAAAAGTTGTATATTCTTTTGAGAATAAAGTAACGTTAATTAATCAAGAAGAAATAGAGGGGGAAAGCCACCATTTCTATGAAATTCCTCTGCCGGAGGATTTCTTTGGCCCGCCAGCGAGAAGGCTGCGGCGGATAACAGTTGCTCTGGCTCACACCCCACTCGTTCGCAGGACCAGGATTAACTATAAAGCAAGTGCAATAAATTTTAGGGTCGTTAAAAACAATAGTTTGGACTATGTTGTACGCGTTTTCCGGTATACTCCACGAGAAGAACGAGAAAAGTTAATCCGGGAAGCAGGGAATTTTATCCCCAAGGCAAGGTTTCGAAATAATGGAACTGTCCAGGCGGCCACCTGGGATTTGCCCCAGGTTGATTCACGGTGGGGGAATAATAAGCTTTTTGTCGTGATCACGAGAACAGTAGAACCATGGGCCAAAGATATTTTTGACCGCGAACCGTATGCTCTGGTGGTTGTTATTGAAGATTGCTCCAATCAACAGGTTAGATATTATTCACAAGTGCGGCAAATGTTGCGTGCAAGGGTGAGAGTTTAG
- a CDS encoding sugar transferase codes for MDFIGAVVGLALLAPVMLLIALFICLNMGRPVLFRQVRPGLHGRPFVIYKFRTMKEERDSRGNLLPDELRLTRLGRFLRSTSLDELPELFNVLKGDMSLVGPRPLLMEYLERYTPEQARRHEVKPGITGWAQVNGRNAITWEEKFKLDVWYVDNWSLWLDFKILGSTFLKVLRREGISAKGYATMPEFMGNEQRNFNTVEGDN; via the coding sequence ATGGATTTTATTGGGGCAGTGGTAGGACTTGCCCTTTTGGCACCGGTAATGCTTTTAATTGCTCTCTTTATTTGTTTGAATATGGGGAGGCCCGTGTTATTCCGGCAGGTTCGCCCTGGTCTGCACGGGAGACCTTTTGTAATTTATAAGTTTCGAACCATGAAGGAAGAACGGGACAGCAGGGGCAACCTATTGCCGGACGAGCTACGTTTGACCCGTTTAGGGCGTTTTCTGCGCAGTACTAGTTTGGATGAATTGCCAGAACTTTTTAATGTTCTAAAAGGGGATATGAGCCTGGTGGGGCCACGCCCACTTTTAATGGAATATCTTGAGCGTTACACTCCGGAGCAGGCCCGCCGGCATGAGGTAAAGCCGGGCATTACGGGGTGGGCGCAGGTAAACGGGCGAAACGCTATTACATGGGAGGAAAAATTCAAGCTTGATGTATGGTATGTGGATAACTGGTCATTATGGTTGGATTTTAAGATATTGGGATCAACGTTCTTAAAGGTGCTTCGGCGAGAAGGTATTAGTGCCAAAGGTTATGCAACTATGCCGGAATTTATGGGTAATGAACAGCGAAATTTTAATACTGTTGAAGGAGATAACTAA
- a CDS encoding AAA family ATPase, giving the protein MTSGRLLRQLIKIGARDGGEEFRRVAEEVIREERLKNHHLLANDLERILYGEHSDPGRKSFPRVLYDIPRDRERGLPLLAVREPVRYLQDIVLSDVNKSILEEVLLENSRAEVLASYGLKPISRLLFCGPPGCGKTLAAEVLAAELGLELAVVRFDAVVSSFLGETSANLRKVFDFLEASCCVALFDEFDAIGKTRDDLGEHGELKRVVNSFLQMMDGFRGKSILIAATNHERLLDKALWRRFDEVLFFERPNLEQIRQLLIVKLRGVRYDLPLEDRSFLNQFKGFSHADIERILIRAIKTMVLKGREFLTLELVEEARKREEERQNIVLRL; this is encoded by the coding sequence ATGACAAGCGGTAGGCTGCTGAGGCAGCTGATTAAAATAGGCGCCCGGGACGGCGGGGAGGAGTTTCGCCGGGTGGCTGAAGAAGTTATCCGGGAAGAGCGCTTAAAAAATCATCATCTTTTGGCTAATGATCTGGAGCGTATCCTTTATGGAGAACATTCGGACCCGGGTAGAAAAAGTTTTCCGAGAGTATTGTATGATATTCCCAGGGACCGAGAAAGGGGATTGCCGCTCCTTGCAGTTCGTGAGCCGGTGCGGTATCTGCAGGACATAGTTCTTTCTGACGTTAACAAATCCATATTGGAAGAAGTGTTGCTTGAAAATAGCCGTGCCGAAGTGCTGGCCAGTTACGGTCTAAAACCTATTTCCCGCCTTTTGTTTTGCGGGCCGCCGGGATGCGGGAAAACTTTAGCGGCAGAAGTTTTGGCCGCCGAATTGGGTTTGGAACTGGCGGTTGTCCGTTTTGATGCGGTGGTTTCTTCCTTCCTGGGGGAAACGTCGGCCAATCTTCGGAAAGTATTTGATTTTTTGGAAGCAAGCTGCTGTGTTGCTTTGTTTGATGAATTTGACGCGATTGGAAAGACCAGGGATGATCTTGGCGAACATGGAGAACTCAAGCGGGTTGTTAATTCTTTTTTGCAGATGATGGATGGTTTCCGGGGAAAAAGTATTTTAATTGCTGCTACCAACCACGAGCGGCTTTTGGACAAAGCTTTGTGGCGTAGATTTGATGAGGTACTGTTTTTTGAGCGGCCTAACTTAGAACAGATTCGGCAGTTGCTGATTGTTAAACTGAGGGGTGTCCGGTACGATCTGCCGCTGGAAGACCGTTCGTTTCTTAACCAGTTTAAGGGCTTTTCGCATGCAGACATCGAGCGCATCCTGATCCGGGCCATTAAAACAATGGTTCTCAAAGGAAGGGAGTTTCTCACCCTGGAACTGGTAGAAGAAGCGCGCAAGCGTGAGGAGGAAAGGCAGAATATTGTATTGAGGTTATAA